The Marispirochaeta aestuarii genome contains a region encoding:
- a CDS encoding MFS transporter yields the protein MALTEHPGGYTLKGLVMPIYAPAFLSYLAQGLTTSFVVLYALQLGAGPGAAGVIAALQHLGTLFFDIPAGRFTERFNLKRVYMFSTLFLGIFLFLIWFLDSLPFLIMLLIGFGAARTSWSISQVTVVRRLVDPGLRGRALANMGGLVRAGSFLGPVMGGYIADILSLGALFLSAALCTFISTALILLRTPETEEENGAPPVFRRIPETFRRYSRILLSAGTGVVILGVLRSARPVLLPLYGESLGLSLGQIGLVMGLSGLADSLLFYPAGIIYDRCGIKRGGVLCLGLFSLGLILLPLSGGFFSFALVSVFIGIGNGFGSGINMAMSAILAPDGEVGEFMGIWRLFTDAGVFSGPLAVGLITAALSLAAAPLALGALGLAGALYFQYSVHESNEKP from the coding sequence ATGGCTCTGACGGAACATCCCGGCGGCTATACCCTCAAGGGCCTTGTCATGCCCATTTACGCTCCCGCCTTTCTCTCCTACCTCGCCCAGGGACTGACGACCTCCTTCGTCGTGCTTTATGCCCTTCAGCTCGGAGCCGGTCCCGGGGCCGCCGGGGTAATCGCGGCCCTCCAGCACCTGGGAACTCTCTTTTTTGATATACCCGCCGGTCGATTTACCGAACGCTTCAACCTGAAACGGGTGTACATGTTCAGTACACTGTTCCTGGGGATTTTTCTTTTCCTGATCTGGTTCCTCGACTCCCTTCCCTTTCTGATTATGCTGCTCATCGGTTTCGGTGCGGCACGGACTTCCTGGTCCATAAGCCAGGTCACCGTGGTTCGCCGGCTCGTGGACCCCGGTCTGCGGGGACGGGCACTGGCAAATATGGGAGGACTGGTACGGGCAGGATCCTTTCTCGGACCGGTCATGGGGGGGTATATTGCGGATATTCTCAGCCTGGGAGCCCTCTTTCTGAGCGCCGCTCTATGTACCTTCATCTCCACAGCACTCATACTGCTTAGAACCCCGGAAACGGAAGAAGAAAACGGAGCCCCCCCCGTCTTCCGCAGAATCCCGGAAACTTTCCGCAGATACAGCAGAATACTCCTGAGCGCCGGTACCGGGGTTGTCATACTGGGAGTTCTCAGATCCGCCCGCCCGGTCCTGCTGCCCCTCTACGGCGAAAGTCTGGGACTCAGCCTGGGGCAGATAGGCCTGGTCATGGGATTGAGCGGTCTGGCGGATTCCCTGCTGTTCTACCCCGCCGGTATTATCTACGATCGCTGCGGCATCAAGCGCGGAGGGGTTCTCTGTCTGGGACTCTTTTCTCTGGGCCTGATTCTGCTGCCCCTTTCCGGCGGTTTTTTCAGTTTTGCCCTGGTTTCGGTTTTCATCGGTATCGGTAACGGATTCGGCTCAGGTATCAACATGGCCATGAGCGCCATACTCGCCCCCGACGGGGAAGTCGGCGAGTTCATGGGTATCTGGCGCCTCTTTACCGATGCTGGTGTGTTCTCCGGCCCCCTGGCCGTGGGGCTCATAACGGCAGCTCTCAGTCTTGCCGCCGCCCCCTTGGCCCTGGGGGCTCTGGGACTGGCCGGAGCCCTCTATTTTCAGTACTCTGTACACGAAAGCAATGAAAAGCCTTGA
- a CDS encoding nucleotidyl cyclase domain-containing protein → MKSLEDYGPDTSPYELFEHLYNRVISRSIRSFSKLMEYVSALPRTEPNLRVFRKIFHLIKELNWGVFAPLDEKEFPGLWKELVLPFSGISGTGDLKRNTSISTVYAAILDIHGYSAFCLKNRRNLSMLMLLDECIQEDIRRISKNFGTLSWRSEGDAIILISDDPRGISSAAVNIADYFSRRRIVKSKKLQESRIVHKIILPDMAVSAGIAGGRAYTPLVITRDGDISGDIINTAARLQGFANTLAPTETKILATNHVVHQLQKERPGAESDLLDEVGYFNLGRFQFKGMEITVFEILFRNSQKEKLIYQGHLLKLYSAIEKERWRDLIFTSLVNVFARVISSARQIKIGEVSRSELLNKCSRALKLYKSGTDYHRPIAILRELRESLAHLRNADPILGIYTDQILEKYSMIEHQFHDYLEEHLPEMINKFLDLQQRDLFLKASKSREIYDQLKQKGLDEMMKENQKYTWYRIIDEERETLSSRIHIGKK, encoded by the coding sequence ATGAAAAGCCTTGAAGATTATGGTCCCGACACATCACCCTACGAGCTCTTCGAGCACCTCTATAACAGGGTAATCAGCCGTTCCATCAGGAGCTTCTCAAAACTCATGGAATATGTCAGCGCCCTGCCCAGGACCGAGCCGAACCTGCGGGTGTTCCGAAAAATTTTTCACCTCATCAAGGAACTGAACTGGGGCGTTTTTGCCCCTCTGGACGAAAAGGAGTTCCCCGGACTCTGGAAGGAACTGGTTTTACCCTTTTCCGGAATTTCCGGCACCGGGGACCTTAAGCGGAACACCTCGATATCCACGGTCTACGCTGCAATTCTCGATATTCACGGCTACTCCGCCTTTTGCCTGAAGAACCGCCGGAACCTCTCCATGCTGATGCTGCTGGACGAGTGTATCCAGGAAGACATCCGCAGGATTTCCAAAAACTTCGGCACCTTAAGCTGGCGCAGCGAAGGGGATGCGATAATCCTGATTTCCGACGATCCCAGGGGAATCAGCTCCGCGGCGGTCAATATCGCCGACTACTTTTCCAGGCGCAGGATTGTAAAGAGCAAGAAACTGCAGGAAAGCCGTATCGTCCATAAAATCATCCTGCCGGATATGGCGGTTTCCGCCGGAATCGCCGGAGGCAGAGCCTATACCCCCCTGGTGATCACCCGGGACGGCGACATCTCCGGCGACATCATCAATACCGCTGCCAGGCTCCAGGGCTTTGCCAACACCCTTGCCCCGACGGAGACCAAGATTCTCGCCACCAACCATGTGGTTCACCAGCTGCAGAAGGAGCGCCCGGGAGCTGAATCCGATCTGCTGGACGAGGTAGGATACTTCAACCTTGGCAGGTTCCAGTTCAAGGGGATGGAAATAACGGTCTTCGAGATTCTGTTCAGGAACTCCCAGAAGGAAAAGCTGATCTACCAGGGTCATCTGCTCAAGCTCTATTCAGCCATCGAAAAGGAACGCTGGCGGGACCTGATTTTTACCTCCCTGGTAAATGTCTTTGCCAGGGTCATAAGCTCCGCCAGGCAGATAAAAATCGGGGAGGTCTCCAGAAGCGAGCTTTTGAATAAATGTTCCCGGGCATTGAAGCTGTACAAGTCCGGCACCGATTACCACCGCCCCATCGCCATTCTGCGGGAACTGCGGGAATCCCTTGCCCATCTTCGCAATGCAGACCCCATTCTCGGAATATACACCGATCAGATTCTCGAAAAATACAGCATGATAGAACACCAGTTCCATGACTATCTGGAAGAGCATCTGCCGGAAATGATCAACAAATTCCTGGACCTTCAGCAGCGGGACCTTTTTCTGAAAGCCTCAAAAAGCAGAGAGATTTACGATCAGCTGAAGCAGAAGGGACTCGATGAAATGATGAAGGAAAACCAGAAATATACCTGGTACCGAATCATTGACGAGGAACGGGAGACCCTGAGCAGCCGCATCCACATAGGCAAAAAATAG
- a CDS encoding DUF4340 domain-containing protein yields MIQGLSRRKTVYLILIALLLAVLVLQQFLGRSVQPKVAPIEADVSAMTIADGERNIELRKNGGEWLIGSENYPGDADKIENLAEKILNLQPLEQVSSSGYFRPYRLEEEEAIRVTVYSGSEELRSVLIGKAGTTGRQSYIRFPGEKEVILVADNLRRDFELSAGDLREKQLFTLDPASIRRIVLAKTGEEPGGFIRSDGGWTSDSGEAADADLLDQYVRNFSAFSAADFPEDAVDTGELIMQIILETDGGDISVEILTETEEGPYLARSSETPYIFSLAAFKANQLIKSPADFLRGDQ; encoded by the coding sequence ATGATTCAGGGTTTGAGCAGACGGAAAACTGTCTATCTGATATTGATCGCGCTGCTCCTTGCCGTTCTCGTGCTGCAGCAGTTTCTGGGAAGATCTGTACAGCCGAAGGTAGCGCCAATCGAGGCGGACGTAAGCGCCATGACGATTGCCGACGGCGAAAGGAACATTGAACTCAGGAAGAACGGAGGAGAATGGCTGATAGGCTCTGAGAATTATCCGGGGGATGCCGATAAAATCGAAAACCTGGCGGAAAAAATTCTCAATCTGCAGCCCCTGGAGCAGGTGAGCAGTTCAGGGTATTTCCGCCCCTACCGCCTCGAGGAGGAAGAGGCCATCCGGGTGACCGTCTATTCGGGGTCTGAAGAGCTTCGTTCGGTATTGATCGGCAAGGCCGGAACCACCGGCCGGCAGAGTTATATACGCTTTCCGGGAGAGAAGGAGGTTATCCTTGTTGCGGATAACCTGCGCCGGGATTTTGAGCTTTCCGCCGGGGACCTGCGGGAGAAACAGCTTTTTACCCTGGACCCCGCGAGTATTCGCCGGATTGTTCTTGCCAAAACGGGAGAGGAGCCCGGCGGATTTATCCGCAGCGACGGGGGCTGGACCAGCGACAGCGGGGAAGCTGCCGATGCCGATCTGCTGGATCAGTATGTCCGGAACTTCTCGGCCTTCAGCGCCGCGGATTTTCCTGAGGATGCGGTGGATACGGGGGAACTGATTATGCAGATAATCCTTGAAACCGACGGAGGGGATATAAGCGTGGAGATTCTTACGGAGACCGAAGAGGGCCCGTATCTGGCCCGATCCTCTGAAACCCCCTATATCTTCAGTCTGGCAGCCTTCAAGGCGAATCAGCTGATTAAATCACCGGCTGACTTTTTACGCGGGGATCAGTAG
- a CDS encoding GldG family protein, with protein MKIKEYLASERSNRLLLLVVIVLVNLVCLDWFFRIDLTEGNTYSLSSVSRETIATLREPLTVSVFFSRDLPAPYNTVARYVRDLLAEYDSLGNPNFRYQLVDMESDGGRETADSYGIRSVQVQEVRSDEFQSRNAYMGIAVSYADEVAQLQEITGTEGLEYRITTTISRLVGTVEAAAALDEKVETVLYYSPALASYRIAGFDELEDLVTEAVQAVNAEKNGILDLRVETVDQDAAVASLGEQYGFQRISYPDQDNPGRNRQATVGMVLRLGDRFETLPLDLSQQLFGGYALAGLSNIQERIEGALEGLLSNNPAVGYLTGHGEKALDDSQRGAGVFRNLSSDLYEFREINLKQDEIPAGINTLIINGPKSPIPEKELYALDQFLMQGGSLMVLADPYEIVQTQNAPPSYLPINHGLTKMLSRYGVELEQNILLDKNAYTVRQQFGEMPLYYVPLLEKKSLDQEHPITKNLGQVAFFAASSLKGAENPPAEVDLRVLARSSDEAWTMEDTIDLNPMGMSPPADSELQSYPLMILAEGYFPSYFEGPLETEVLDEGISGSRHIERGIRRGKLLVAGSSELTGAQLVDPQGTSPNAILIQNMLDYMNGNEELPLTRSKGLNLMPLGDTSPRYRSFVKGFAMVGMPLLVIVAGLLVWRLREARRRNIRRTFTGEGNREVEK; from the coding sequence ATGAAAATTAAAGAATATCTTGCTTCCGAGCGCAGCAACCGGCTGCTTCTGCTTGTTGTCATCGTACTGGTCAATCTCGTCTGCCTGGACTGGTTTTTCCGGATCGACCTGACAGAGGGGAATACCTACTCCCTCTCCTCCGTCAGCCGTGAGACCATCGCCACCCTCCGGGAGCCTCTGACGGTCTCGGTCTTCTTTTCCCGGGACCTTCCGGCACCCTATAATACCGTGGCCCGTTATGTCCGGGACCTGCTTGCGGAATACGATTCCCTGGGGAATCCCAACTTCCGGTATCAGCTGGTGGATATGGAGAGCGACGGGGGCCGGGAGACCGCCGACTCCTACGGTATCCGCAGCGTTCAGGTTCAGGAGGTCAGGAGCGACGAGTTCCAGTCCCGGAACGCCTACATGGGTATTGCCGTAAGCTACGCCGACGAGGTGGCCCAGCTGCAGGAGATCACCGGCACCGAGGGACTGGAATACCGGATTACAACCACCATCTCCCGCCTGGTGGGTACCGTTGAGGCCGCAGCGGCCCTGGATGAAAAGGTGGAGACCGTTCTGTATTACAGCCCCGCCCTGGCTTCCTACCGCATTGCCGGTTTCGATGAGCTGGAAGACCTTGTGACGGAAGCTGTACAGGCGGTCAACGCGGAAAAGAACGGGATTCTGGACCTGAGAGTGGAAACCGTGGATCAGGATGCCGCGGTGGCATCCCTGGGGGAACAGTACGGTTTTCAGCGGATATCCTACCCGGACCAGGACAATCCCGGACGGAACCGCCAGGCCACGGTGGGCATGGTTCTCCGTCTGGGAGACCGCTTTGAGACCCTGCCTCTGGATCTTTCCCAGCAGCTCTTCGGCGGATATGCCCTGGCGGGGCTCTCGAATATACAGGAACGGATAGAGGGGGCCCTGGAAGGGCTCTTGAGCAATAACCCCGCCGTGGGCTACCTGACGGGGCACGGCGAGAAAGCTCTGGACGACAGCCAGAGAGGTGCCGGGGTCTTTCGGAATTTGAGCAGCGATCTGTATGAATTCAGGGAAATCAACCTGAAGCAGGATGAAATCCCCGCGGGAATCAATACCCTGATAATCAACGGGCCAAAATCTCCGATTCCCGAAAAGGAGCTCTACGCCCTTGACCAGTTTCTGATGCAGGGAGGAAGCCTGATGGTATTGGCGGATCCCTACGAGATTGTCCAGACCCAGAACGCTCCTCCATCGTACCTGCCCATAAACCACGGTCTTACCAAAATGCTTTCCCGCTATGGTGTGGAGCTTGAGCAGAATATTCTTCTGGATAAAAATGCTTATACTGTACGCCAGCAGTTCGGCGAAATGCCCCTCTATTACGTACCTCTTCTCGAGAAAAAGAGCCTGGACCAGGAGCATCCCATCACAAAGAATCTTGGACAGGTGGCGTTCTTTGCAGCTTCCAGCCTGAAGGGTGCGGAAAATCCGCCTGCGGAGGTGGACCTCCGGGTACTGGCCCGCTCCTCCGATGAAGCCTGGACCATGGAGGATACTATCGATCTGAATCCCATGGGTATGAGTCCCCCGGCGGACTCGGAACTGCAGAGCTACCCCCTGATGATCCTTGCCGAGGGCTACTTCCCGAGCTATTTTGAAGGTCCCCTGGAAACGGAGGTCCTGGATGAGGGGATCAGTGGTTCCCGCCATATTGAGCGGGGAATCCGGAGGGGCAAGCTGCTTGTGGCGGGAAGCTCCGAACTTACCGGGGCCCAGCTCGTCGACCCTCAGGGAACAAGTCCCAATGCCATTCTCATTCAGAACATGCTTGACTATATGAACGGAAACGAGGAGCTGCCCCTGACCCGCAGCAAAGGCTTGAACCTTATGCCCCTGGGGGATACATCGCCCCGGTACCGGAGTTTTGTAAAGGGTTTTGCCATGGTCGGGATGCCGCTCCTGGTAATCGTCGCCGGTCTTCTGGTCTGGCGGCTGCGTGAAGCCAGGCGCAGGAACATCCGCCGGACCTTTACCGGGGAAGGAAACAGGGAGGTGGAAAAATGA
- a CDS encoding ABC transporter permease subunit, with protein MKTVLIIARREAASFFQSPMAYIVIALFLLINAVFFFPTFFIFDRAELRGFFRLLPLFFSFFLPAVSMRMLSEEFKSGTIETLITLPAGAEKIIVGKYLAALGILCGLLGPTLLYLLLIAPAGDIDPGPVAGGYLGAFFLGAAYTAVGLYASSRTGNQIVAFVTALSICLVLTFMDSFMVFLPPLLVGFLEYFSAGYHFETISRGILDSRAFVYFISLSLVFLIGAVRGVEARR; from the coding sequence ATGAAGACGGTACTGATCATTGCCCGACGCGAGGCTGCTTCCTTTTTTCAGAGCCCCATGGCCTACATTGTCATTGCTCTGTTTCTGCTGATAAACGCCGTATTCTTTTTTCCCACCTTTTTCATCTTCGACCGGGCGGAACTGCGGGGCTTCTTTCGGCTGCTTCCCCTGTTTTTCTCCTTCTTTCTTCCCGCGGTAAGCATGCGGATGCTCTCCGAGGAGTTCAAGAGCGGCACCATCGAGACGCTGATAACCCTTCCGGCGGGAGCGGAAAAGATCATTGTGGGAAAATACCTTGCAGCCCTGGGGATACTCTGCGGTTTACTGGGGCCCACGCTGCTCTATCTGCTGCTGATCGCCCCTGCCGGGGATATCGATCCCGGTCCGGTTGCCGGGGGGTATCTCGGCGCCTTCTTTCTCGGTGCGGCCTACACCGCGGTGGGGCTTTATGCCTCCTCAAGAACGGGCAACCAGATCGTGGCCTTCGTTACCGCCCTTTCCATCTGCCTGGTGCTGACCTTCATGGACAGTTTCATGGTATTCCTTCCTCCGCTCCTGGTGGGCTTTCTGGAATACTTCAGCGCCGGCTACCACTTCGAGACCATCTCCCGGGGGATCCTGGATTCCCGCGCCTTCGTCTATTTTATATCCTTGAGTCTGGTATTTCTGATCGGCGCTGTCCGGGGCGTAGAGGCACGGAGGTAG
- a CDS encoding ABC transporter ATP-binding protein, with protein sequence MIDVANVTRYFGDFCAVDDLSFSIPKGEIVGLLGPNGAGKTTTMRMITGYLEPSRGAVRIGDINVQTEPEKVKNMIGYLPEMAPFYGDMMVYDFLRYAAAMHGIDSIERIRTVAGMCALEDVMHKNVENLSRGYKQRVGLAFALIHDPDVLILDEPTSGLDPNQIIEVRRLIKEIGRTKTVVISTHILPEVETLCNRVMIVSHGRLVADSPTTELTARFGSSVTIRVQVSGCSAAELEQSLRSLEGVKDAYPAGDAEAGLSGVLLSLEGKEDLRPVIARSVAERGWQLYELSQQKNSLEDVFRGLTLEGTEEGGAA encoded by the coding sequence TCGATGTTGCCAATGTGACCCGCTACTTCGGTGACTTCTGCGCCGTGGACGACCTGTCCTTCTCCATTCCCAAGGGAGAAATTGTCGGGCTCCTGGGACCCAACGGCGCCGGAAAAACCACGACCATGCGAATGATAACAGGATACCTTGAACCAAGCAGGGGGGCGGTCCGGATAGGGGATATCAATGTTCAGACGGAACCCGAAAAGGTAAAGAACATGATCGGGTATCTTCCGGAGATGGCTCCCTTTTACGGCGATATGATGGTTTACGATTTTCTTCGCTATGCTGCGGCCATGCATGGAATCGACAGCATTGAGAGAATCAGAACGGTAGCCGGAATGTGCGCCCTTGAAGACGTAATGCACAAGAATGTTGAAAACCTCTCCCGGGGCTACAAGCAGCGCGTAGGCCTTGCCTTTGCCCTTATACATGATCCGGACGTGCTTATTCTGGATGAACCGACCTCCGGCCTGGATCCGAACCAGATAATTGAAGTCCGCAGGCTTATAAAGGAGATCGGCAGGACCAAGACGGTTGTAATCTCCACCCACATTCTTCCGGAGGTTGAGACCCTCTGCAACAGGGTAATGATTGTAAGCCACGGACGGCTGGTGGCGGACTCACCCACAACGGAGCTGACCGCCCGTTTCGGCAGCAGCGTTACAATTCGGGTTCAGGTTTCCGGCTGTTCCGCCGCGGAGCTTGAACAGAGCCTGCGGAGTCTTGAAGGTGTAAAGGATGCGTATCCCGCCGGAGATGCCGAGGCCGGGCTTTCCGGGGTGTTGCTGAGTCTGGAGGGGAAGGAGGACCTGCGGCCTGTTATTGCCCGCAGCGTGGCGGAAAGGGGCTGGCAGCTCTATGAACTGAGCCAGCAGAAGAACTCTCTGGAGGATGTCTTCCGGGGGCTAACCCTTGAAGGAACTGAAGAAGGGGGTGCCGCATGA